GCGAACCGGCCCAAAAGCAGAATAAAATGAAGGCAGCATACGCCAGATTACTTCGGGTAGATCCCTCTGCTTTTGTTGTTGAAACGGCGTATACAGGCACAACCTGTTTCGACAAACTCACATCAGTCATCACGACCTCCCAGATAACTTTAAAGCGATTTCAGGCCACAGCCTGGTGAACTGACAGACTCCAATGAGGCTGATTCTGGCAGGTCATATTGTTTGTCAATATCAGATTGTTGGTAATTTAGGGTGCAGAATGCTCCTGGTTTGCGAATATATGTTTGCGATCACATATTTGTAACTTAGGTGAAATTTCCGTAACAATATTCTGTTCCGAACGCGTAAACGTGCAGTTTCTCGTCGCGGGCTATGCCACAATAAGTCCTCTTTTTTGTCCTGACGGATTGCACCATGTCTGCGAAAACATTGTCTTCAAAAATGCGCCGTGACTGGCACTATTACGCCGTAGCGATCGGTTTGATCTTTATTTTGAATGGTGTGATTGGCTTGTTGGGTTTTAAAACGGAAGGGTGGCAGAATTATGCTGTCGGCCTGGTGACGTGGGTGATTTGCTTCTGGCTGGCGGGTTTTATCATTCGCCGCCGCCCGGAACCTGAAGCCCCAGAGGCGGCGAAAGAGTAGGTTTTTAAGCCGTAATCGAACTTTTTAGGGCGCTATCTTGCTGGTGGCGCTCAAGAGCCAGTTCAATCAAACGTGTAATCAGCGTCTGGTAATCCAGACCGCTTGCCTGCCAGAGTTTCGGATACATACTGATATTGGTAAAACCAGGCAGTGTGTTGATTTCGTTAATAATAACTTCATTTTCGGCCGTCAGGAATACGTCAACTCGCGCCATTCCGCTGCACCCCAGGGCCTGATAGGCCTGCACGGCAATCTCACGAATTTTATCGTTGATCTCAGCAGACAGTGCTGCGGGTACCACGACCTGCGCGCCTTTATCATCAATGTATTTGGTGTCGTAAGAGTAGAAATCGCTATTCACCACGACTTCGCCGCAGGTACTGGCTTGTGGTTCATCGTTGCCCAACACCGCGCACTCGATTTCACGGCCCACAATTCCGGTTTCCACCACAACTTTGCTATCGAACTCGAAAGCTAAAGCGACAGCCGTTTCGTATTGCTCAGCGGTTTTCACTTTGCTGACGCCAACGGACGACCCCTGGTTCGCAGGCTTAACAAACAGCGGCAGGCCGAGTTTGGCTTCAACGTCGGCAAAGCTAATTTTGTTACGGTTAGCGCGGGTAAGCGTAATAAACGGCGCGATATTCAGGCCTGCATCGCGCAGCAGACGCTTGGTCACGTCTTTATCCATGCTTACGGCAGACCCTAACACGCCGGATCCGACAAATGGCAAATTCGCCATACGCAGCATGCCTTGCAGAGAGCCATCTTCGCCTAATGTTCCGTGAACGATTGG
This genomic window from Buttiauxella gaviniae contains:
- the ddlA gene encoding D-alanine--D-alanine ligase, translated to MAKLRVGIVFGGKSAEHEVSLQSAKNIVDAIDKSKFEVVLLGIDKQGQWHINDASNYLLNAENPALIALNRSGTNVAVVPGQTENQLIESSSAQFLAPVDVIFPIVHGTLGEDGSLQGMLRMANLPFVGSGVLGSAVSMDKDVTKRLLRDAGLNIAPFITLTRANRNKISFADVEAKLGLPLFVKPANQGSSVGVSKVKTAEQYETAVALAFEFDSKVVVETGIVGREIECAVLGNDEPQASTCGEVVVNSDFYSYDTKYIDDKGAQVVVPAALSAEINDKIREIAVQAYQALGCSGMARVDVFLTAENEVIINEINTLPGFTNISMYPKLWQASGLDYQTLITRLIELALERHQQDSALKSSITA
- a CDS encoding DUF2754 family protein; the encoded protein is MSAKTLSSKMRRDWHYYAVAIGLIFILNGVIGLLGFKTEGWQNYAVGLVTWVICFWLAGFIIRRRPEPEAPEAAKE